In Flavobacteriaceae bacterium, the following proteins share a genomic window:
- a CDS encoding 3-hydroxybutyryl-CoA dehydrogenase, which translates to MNVGIIGSGTMGSGIAQVAATSGCKVKLYDTNQDALDKSKAALEKVLTRLVEKRRIDTDEKLRIQDNISYVDRLKDLADSNLTIEAIIENLDIKKKVFSELETYVADDCIIASNTSSLSIASIASSLQKPERCIGIHFFNPAPLMKLVEVIPAIQTSNNVLEQSVQTISDWKKTVAVAKDTPGFIVNRVARPFYGESLRIYEEGIADFATIDWSLKTLGGFRMGPFELMDFIGNDVNYTVTETVFTAFYFDPRYKPAFTQKRFSEAGYLGRKSGRGYYDYSEGASKPEPKEDKLLAEQIFDRVLVMLINEAADALFLNIASADDIDNGMTKGVNYPKGLLAWADEKGIDWCVFKLDGLYTEYHEDRYRCSPLLRKMARENKTFF; encoded by the coding sequence ATGAACGTAGGAATTATAGGTTCAGGAACAATGGGAAGTGGTATTGCACAAGTAGCAGCAACTTCTGGTTGTAAAGTAAAACTATATGATACTAATCAAGATGCTCTTGATAAAAGTAAAGCAGCATTAGAAAAAGTATTAACACGATTAGTTGAAAAAAGGAGAATAGATACAGATGAAAAATTAAGGATTCAAGATAATATATCGTATGTAGATAGATTAAAAGACTTAGCTGATTCTAACTTAACAATCGAGGCAATTATAGAAAATTTAGATATTAAGAAAAAAGTATTTTCAGAGCTTGAAACATATGTAGCAGACGATTGCATCATCGCATCAAATACATCAAGCTTATCTATTGCTTCAATAGCTTCATCATTACAAAAACCTGAACGTTGTATTGGAATTCATTTTTTTAATCCAGCACCCTTAATGAAACTGGTTGAGGTTATTCCTGCAATTCAAACCTCTAATAACGTATTAGAACAATCGGTTCAAACTATTTCAGATTGGAAAAAAACGGTTGCAGTAGCTAAAGATACTCCAGGGTTTATTGTAAATCGTGTAGCTCGTCCATTTTATGGAGAATCTTTGCGAATTTATGAAGAAGGGATAGCCGATTTTGCAACGATAGACTGGAGTTTAAAAACATTAGGAGGATTTCGTATGGGGCCATTTGAGTTGATGGATTTTATAGGAAATGATGTTAATTATACGGTAACAGAAACTGTATTTACAGCCTTTTATTTTGACCCAAGATATAAACCAGCATTTACACAAAAACGTTTTTCTGAAGCAGGTTATTTAGGACGCAAATCTGGAAGAGGATATTATGATTATTCTGAAGGAGCATCAAAACCAGAACCAAAAGAAGATAAATTATTAGCTGAACAAATATTTGATCGTGTTTTAGTAATGTTAATTAATGAAGCAGCAGATGCCTTATTTTTAAATATTGCATCGGCAGATGATATAGATAATGGAATGACCAAAGGAGTTAACTATCCAAAGGGATTGTTAGCTTGGGCAGATGAAAAAGGAATAGATTGGTGCGTTTTTAAATTAGATGGGTTATATACAGAATATCACGAAGATAGATACCGTTGTAGTCCACTATTAAGAAAAATGGCTAGAGAAAATAAAACATTTTTTTAA
- a CDS encoding 1,2-phenylacetyl-CoA epoxidase subunit A — translation MSEEQIKNLEQQFEGRIERDEKIEPKDWMPEKYRKTHIRQISQHAHSEIIGMLPEGNWITRAPSLRRKVALLAKVQDEAGHGLYLYSACETLGISRDELYEQLHTGKAKYSSIFNYPTVTWADMGAIGWLVDGAAIINQVPLCSTSYGPYARAMIRVCKEESFHQRQGYEIMIKLANGTPEQKEMAQDALNRWWWPSLMMLGPTDAESVHTEQSMKWKLKRKTNDELRQQFIDQTVPQADLIGLTIPDPDLKWNEERQSYDFGEIDWDEFWQVVKGHGPCNKERMDARVNAWNNGEWVRDAAIAYAEKQVDKKQKQAV, via the coding sequence ATGAGTGAAGAACAAATAAAAAACTTAGAACAACAATTTGAAGGGCGTATTGAACGTGATGAAAAAATTGAACCTAAGGATTGGATGCCAGAAAAATATCGTAAAACACATATTAGGCAAATCTCTCAACACGCTCATTCCGAAATTATTGGAATGCTGCCTGAAGGAAATTGGATAACTCGTGCACCTTCTTTACGTCGTAAAGTAGCGTTGCTAGCTAAAGTACAAGATGAAGCAGGTCATGGATTATATTTATATAGTGCGTGTGAAACTTTAGGAATCTCTCGCGATGAGTTATACGAGCAGTTACATACTGGTAAAGCAAAATATTCAAGTATTTTTAATTATCCAACTGTGACATGGGCAGACATGGGAGCAATAGGTTGGTTAGTAGATGGTGCTGCCATTATTAATCAAGTACCATTATGCAGCACTTCTTATGGGCCTTATGCAAGGGCTATGATTCGTGTGTGTAAAGAAGAAAGTTTTCATCAGCGTCAAGGCTATGAAATTATGATAAAACTGGCTAACGGAACACCAGAACAAAAAGAGATGGCTCAAGATGCATTAAACCGTTGGTGGTGGCCTTCATTAATGATGCTTGGCCCTACAGATGCAGAATCTGTACACACAGAGCAATCAATGAAATGGAAATTAAAGCGTAAAACAAATGATGAGTTACGTCAGCAATTTATAGATCAAACAGTACCTCAAGCTGATTTGATTGGACTTACAATTCCAGATCCAGATTTAAAATGGAATGAAGAACGTCAGAGCTACGATTTTGGAGAGATTGACTGGGATGAATTCTGGCAAGTTGTAAAAGGTCATGGACCTTGTAATAAAGAACGTATGGACGCCAGAGTTAATGCTTGGAATAATGGCGAATGGGTAAGGGATGCTGCAATAGCTTATGCAGAAAAACAAGTAGATAAAAAACAAAAACAAGCAGTTTAA
- a CDS encoding 2-(1,2-epoxy-1,2-dihydrophenyl)acetyl-CoA isomerase, whose protein sequence is MSNNSIELKIENNIAYISLNRPEVFNSFNREMALLLQETLDACEVNSEVRVIVLTGNGKAFCAGQDLKEVTSPELNPGFKKILEEHYNPIITRIRNVEKPIIGAVNGVAAGAGANIALACDIVVANENASFIQAFSLIGLIPDSAGTFFLPRLIGFQKASALAMLGDKVSAEEAERIGMIYKYVPSEDFQETINKLANKMAKMPTKALVLIKKAFNQSLSNTLEEQLNLESKYQIEAAGSEDYSEGVNAFIEKRKPNFKGQ, encoded by the coding sequence ATGAGTAACAATTCAATTGAATTAAAAATTGAAAATAATATAGCGTACATTTCACTTAATAGACCAGAAGTATTCAATAGCTTCAATAGAGAAATGGCACTTCTTCTTCAAGAAACGTTGGACGCTTGTGAGGTGAATTCAGAAGTAAGAGTTATTGTATTAACTGGAAATGGAAAAGCATTTTGTGCTGGTCAAGACTTAAAAGAAGTTACTTCACCAGAATTAAACCCTGGGTTTAAGAAAATATTAGAAGAACATTATAATCCAATTATTACACGTATCCGCAATGTCGAAAAACCCATCATAGGAGCTGTTAATGGTGTTGCAGCAGGAGCAGGAGCAAATATTGCTTTAGCCTGTGATATTGTAGTGGCTAACGAGAACGCTAGCTTTATTCAAGCATTTAGTTTAATAGGTTTAATTCCTGATAGTGCAGGTACTTTTTTTTTACCACGATTAATAGGGTTTCAAAAAGCATCAGCTCTAGCAATGTTAGGCGATAAAGTAAGTGCAGAAGAAGCCGAACGAATCGGGATGATTTATAAATATGTGCCTTCTGAAGATTTTCAAGAAACAATAAATAAGCTTGCAAATAAAATGGCAAAAATGCCAACAAAAGCACTAGTTTTAATTAAAAAAGCATTTAATCAATCCTTATCGAATACTTTAGAAGAGCAATTAAATTTAGAATCTAAATATCAGATAGAAGCAGCAGGAAGCGAAGATTATTCAGAGGGTGTTAATGCTTTTATAGAAAAACGTAAACCTAATTTCAAAGGTCAATAA
- a CDS encoding short chain dehydrogenase, with protein MKILIIGGNGTIGKKVTKRLSEKHEVLIAGRNSGDVTVDFSDSNSIRLMFETIGKVDAIVAIAGDAKWDKFNKLSEDDFYIGIKSKLMGQVNVVRIGKEYLSSNGSITLSTGILADDPVDMTTSAAMVNGGIHSFVKAVALELENGIRINAVCSDLVEDAYEKYKDYFPGNTPVPMHKIVDGYIKSIEGKTTGRIIRIMA; from the coding sequence ATGAAAATATTAATCATAGGAGGAAATGGGACTATTGGTAAGAAAGTAACTAAACGACTTTCTGAAAAACATGAAGTTTTAATTGCTGGTCGAAACTCTGGTGATGTAACTGTAGATTTTTCAGATTCAAATTCAATACGGTTAATGTTTGAAACTATTGGTAAAGTTGATGCTATTGTAGCAATTGCAGGAGATGCTAAATGGGATAAATTTAATAAGCTATCTGAAGACGATTTTTACATAGGGATTAAAAGTAAATTAATGGGACAAGTTAATGTGGTTCGAATAGGAAAAGAGTATTTAAGCAGTAATGGTTCAATAACATTGTCAACTGGAATTTTAGCAGATGATCCAGTAGATATGACAACAAGTGCAGCAATGGTAAATGGTGGTATTCATAGTTTTGTAAAAGCTGTCGCTTTAGAACTAGAAAATGGAATTCGAATTAATGCGGTTTGTTCAGATTTAGTAGAGGATGCTTATGAAAAATATAAAGATTATTTCCCTGGAAATACACCAGTACCAATGCATAAAATTGTTGATGGTTATATAAAATCTATTGAAGGAAAGACTACAGGAAGAATTATTAGAATAATGGCTTAA
- the paaJ gene encoding phenylacetate-CoA oxygenase subunit PaaJ, giving the protein MTVTEQHIDQSLVEILEKVSDPEIPVLSIMDMGVVRSAIIKDDVVKVQITPTYSGCPAMDVIGDDIKSALKEAGFNAEIELILSPAWTTDWITPRGRKALEDYGIAAPLDAEADKEVLLNGKRIVKCTNCSSTNTRLVSQFGSTACKAQFQCDDCQEPFDYFKCLK; this is encoded by the coding sequence ATGACAGTAACTGAACAACATATAGATCAATCATTGGTAGAGATACTGGAAAAAGTTTCAGATCCCGAAATACCAGTACTATCAATTATGGATATGGGAGTTGTACGTTCTGCAATTATTAAAGATGATGTCGTAAAAGTTCAAATAACACCGACTTATAGTGGATGCCCTGCAATGGATGTTATTGGAGATGACATTAAAAGTGCATTAAAAGAAGCAGGATTTAATGCAGAAATAGAATTGATTTTATCTCCTGCGTGGACTACAGATTGGATTACTCCAAGAGGTAGAAAAGCACTAGAAGATTATGGTATAGCAGCACCTTTAGATGCAGAAGCAGATAAAGAAGTACTGTTAAATGGAAAACGAATAGTGAAGTGCACCAATTGCAGTTCAACAAATACGAGATTAGTAAGTCAGTTTGGTTCGACAGCTTGTAAAGCACAGTTTCAATGTGATGACTGTCAAGAACCATTTGATTATTTTAAATGTTTGAAATGA
- a CDS encoding acetyl-CoA C-acyltransferase produces the protein MKEAYIIDGVRTPIGNYKGTLSAVRTDDLGAIVIEEIVKRNPNIPKEAYDDVILGCANQAGEDNRNVARMCSLLGGLPFTVPGETVNRLCSSGLSAIIHANRAIKSGDGDVFIAGGVENMTRGPYVIAKPSTGFGGDSKMYDSTFGWRFINPKMQKLYGTDGMGNTAENLVEKYNISREDQDAFAYWSQMKAAKSQENGRLAKEIVTVEISQRKKDPIQFSKDEFVKPATSLEVLGKLRAAFKKEGGSVTAGNSSGLNDGAAATIIASEDAVKKYNLNPIAKIVSSAVVGVEPRIMGIGPVQASNKALEKAGLTMDDIDVIELNEAFAAQALACTRTWGLADNDPRLNPNGGSIAIGHPLGVTGARIAYSAALELQEQNKKYALITMCVGVGQGYAAVIERV, from the coding sequence TTGAAAGAAGCATATATAATAGATGGTGTTCGTACACCAATAGGGAATTACAAAGGTACTTTATCTGCTGTTCGTACAGACGATTTAGGGGCCATTGTTATAGAAGAAATTGTAAAACGAAATCCAAATATTCCAAAAGAAGCATATGATGATGTTATTTTAGGATGTGCTAATCAAGCAGGAGAAGATAATCGTAATGTAGCACGAATGTGTTCTCTTTTAGGAGGCTTGCCTTTCACAGTTCCAGGAGAAACTGTTAACCGCTTATGTAGCTCAGGTTTATCGGCAATCATTCATGCCAATCGAGCGATTAAATCAGGTGATGGAGATGTGTTTATTGCTGGAGGTGTAGAGAACATGACACGAGGGCCTTATGTAATTGCAAAACCTTCAACAGGGTTTGGAGGAGATTCAAAAATGTACGATTCTACTTTTGGATGGCGTTTTATCAATCCTAAAATGCAAAAGCTATATGGAACGGATGGAATGGGAAATACTGCTGAAAATTTAGTAGAAAAATATAACATTTCTAGAGAAGATCAAGATGCATTTGCTTATTGGAGTCAGATGAAAGCAGCTAAATCTCAGGAAAATGGGCGTTTAGCAAAAGAAATTGTAACAGTGGAGATTTCACAACGTAAAAAAGATCCAATTCAATTTTCAAAAGACGAGTTTGTAAAGCCAGCAACCTCATTAGAAGTTTTAGGAAAATTAAGAGCAGCATTTAAAAAAGAAGGCGGGAGTGTTACCGCAGGAAATTCTTCAGGATTGAATGATGGTGCTGCTGCGACGATAATTGCTTCAGAAGACGCTGTTAAAAAATATAATTTAAATCCAATTGCAAAAATTGTGAGCTCGGCAGTAGTAGGTGTAGAGCCAAGAATAATGGGAATAGGACCGGTACAAGCTTCTAATAAAGCATTGGAAAAAGCAGGATTGACTATGGATGATATTGATGTGATTGAACTTAATGAAGCATTTGCAGCTCAAGCTTTAGCATGTACACGTACTTGGGGGCTAGCAGATAACGACCCAAGATTAAACCCTAATGGAGGATCTATTGCTATTGGTCATCCACTTGGTGTAACAGGAGCTAGAATAGCTTACTCGGCGGCATTGGAATTACAAGAGCAAAATAAAAAATATGCTTTGATAACAATGTGTGTAGGAGTAGGACAAGGTTATGCGGCAGTAATAGAACGCGTATAA
- a CDS encoding threonine/serine dehydratase encodes MNKDILLQVHERIQPYIHRTPVLSSEQINEITGAKVYFKCENFQKMGAFKMRGAANAILNLSQEQRDKGVVTHSSGNFAQAVSLAAKKLGVKAYIVMPENAPQVKKDAVKGYDGEIRECPSNIQDREDLATYIRDEDGATFLHPSNDDDVIHGQGTAAMELLEDYPDLNYIFTPVGGGGLVAGTALAAKYFSNDCKVIAGEPMNADDAYRSLQSGEIETNETFDTIADGLRTNLGDRNFPIIKREVEKIIRVEEDEIKAAMQLIWERMKIVVEPSSAVPFAALLKNKEDYKGKDVGIIISGGNVDLKNLPF; translated from the coding sequence ATGAATAAAGATATTCTCTTACAAGTTCACGAACGAATACAACCTTATATCCATCGTACACCAGTGTTATCTTCAGAGCAGATTAATGAAATTACTGGAGCAAAAGTGTATTTTAAGTGTGAAAATTTCCAGAAAATGGGAGCTTTTAAAATGCGAGGAGCGGCTAATGCAATTTTAAACTTATCACAAGAACAAAGAGATAAAGGTGTAGTAACACATTCGTCAGGAAACTTTGCACAAGCAGTATCTTTAGCAGCAAAAAAATTAGGAGTAAAAGCATATATTGTAATGCCTGAAAATGCGCCACAAGTTAAAAAAGATGCAGTAAAAGGATATGATGGAGAAATTAGAGAGTGCCCATCTAACATTCAAGATAGAGAAGATTTAGCAACTTATATTCGTGATGAAGATGGAGCTACATTTTTGCATCCTTCTAATGATGATGATGTAATTCATGGTCAGGGAACTGCTGCAATGGAACTTCTAGAAGATTATCCAGATTTAAATTATATTTTCACTCCAGTTGGTGGCGGCGGATTAGTTGCAGGTACAGCTTTAGCTGCCAAATATTTTTCAAATGACTGTAAAGTGATTGCAGGAGAGCCTATGAATGCTGATGATGCCTATCGCTCATTACAAAGTGGTGAAATTGAAACTAACGAAACTTTTGATACAATAGCTGATGGATTGAGAACTAATCTTGGAGATAGAAATTTTCCTATCATAAAAAGAGAAGTCGAAAAGATTATTAGAGTAGAAGAAGACGAAATTAAAGCAGCTATGCAATTAATCTGGGAACGAATGAAGATTGTTGTAGAGCCTTCGAGTGCAGTGCCATTTGCAGCATTACTAAAAAACAAAGAAGATTATAAAGGTAAAGATGTCGGGATTATAATTTCTGGCGGAAATGTAGATTTAAAAAACTTACCATTTTAA
- a CDS encoding 1,2-phenylacetyl-CoA epoxidase subunit B: protein MKKNWPLWEVFVRSKNGLEHRHFGSLHAADEEMALENARDVYTRRNEGVSIWVVESKHITASNPENNGELFEPAQDKVYRHPTFYDLPDEVKHM from the coding sequence ATGAAAAAAAATTGGCCACTTTGGGAAGTATTCGTTAGAAGTAAAAACGGATTAGAACATCGTCATTTTGGAAGCCTTCATGCGGCAGATGAAGAAATGGCTCTAGAAAATGCTAGAGATGTTTACACAAGAAGAAATGAAGGAGTAAGTATTTGGGTAGTTGAATCTAAACATATTACAGCATCAAATCCTGAAAATAATGGAGAATTATTTGAACCTGCTCAAGATAAGGTATATCGTCACCCAACATTTTATGATTTACCAGATGAAGTAAAACATATGTAA
- a CDS encoding hotdog fold thioesterase produces MKGEAIPYKMLSQDAYSTWLGIEILGCEIGRCRVGMTIRRKMLNSMGKAHGGISYALADTAFGFAANTHGKYAVSIETSINHIEALNEGDYLIAESVIEKVNNKLGFNIVEVKRGDELVALFKGVVYRTQKDWEE; encoded by the coding sequence ATGAAAGGAGAAGCAATTCCATATAAAATGTTAAGTCAAGATGCTTATAGTACTTGGCTAGGTATTGAAATTTTAGGGTGTGAAATAGGAAGATGCAGAGTAGGAATGACAATTAGAAGGAAAATGCTCAATAGCATGGGAAAAGCACATGGAGGAATAAGTTATGCATTAGCAGATACAGCATTTGGATTTGCAGCAAATACACATGGTAAATATGCTGTATCCATTGAAACAAGCATTAATCATATAGAAGCATTAAATGAAGGAGATTACTTAATTGCTGAATCAGTAATTGAAAAAGTAAATAATAAATTAGGATTTAATATAGTAGAAGTAAAGCGAGGTGACGAATTAGTAGCATTATTTAAAGGTGTTGTATATAGAACACAAAAAGATTGGGAAGAATAA
- the paaZ gene encoding phenylacetic acid degradation bifunctional protein PaaZ yields MKKIQHYVTGEWTEGKDEGTPVLDAITGDVIANTAIEGLDIPEILNYGRTKGGEVLRKMTFQERGNMLKSLALYLNKRKEAFYEISYRTGATRIDSWIDIEGGFGNLFANASLRKLFPNQPYHVEGDPIDLSRGGRFMAHHIMVPKKGVAVHINAFNFPVWGMLEKCAVNWMAGMPAVVLPAPSSSYLAEAVAREIIASGILPEGALQIINGTVRNILDTVESQDVVTFTGSASTGRILKAHPRIIQEAVPFTMEADSLNASILGEDAVPGTPEFDIFIKEVRKEMTVKAGQKCTAIRRIIVPETLVEDVQIALGKALDKVTIGDPRLKEVRMGSLVSKQQVEAVKNSVQDLAKEAQIVYGNLDKIDAIGADAKKGAFISPILLRADNPLNNRAVHEREAFGPVSTIMPYKTIDEAITLSQMGKGSLVSSITTNNDTIAKDYVVNAASHHGRILVLNRESAKESTGHGSPLPYLTHGGPGRAGGGEEMGGMRGIKHYLQRTAIQGSPTTLTEITGIYQANSAYKEIDKHPFAYHWEDIQPGMSLKTHKRTITDGDIVNFANLTWDHFYAHTDITSLDGSIFEKRTAHGYFILAAAAGLFVYPNKGPVAANYGLEECRFLRPIYHNDTVYVRLTCKQKIDRDVASAEHPSGIVKWFVEVFDVEDELVAVATILTMVEKKQTVFVEMTDAKIQECLSKLTEDVKPKWGVLTPQHMIEHLEFTYRIASGENQDFEIATPEKILEKVKNSLYNYNPFPLESEFPLLKKGELDNLKHSNLATAIEKLNEAREAYKAYFKEHPEAILKNIVFGELNKYEWYLLERKHLNHHFEQFNLLD; encoded by the coding sequence ATGAAAAAAATACAACATTACGTTACAGGTGAATGGACAGAAGGAAAAGATGAAGGTACACCTGTTTTAGATGCAATTACTGGCGATGTGATTGCAAATACAGCTATTGAGGGGTTAGATATTCCAGAAATTTTAAATTACGGAAGAACTAAAGGAGGAGAAGTACTTCGTAAAATGACTTTTCAAGAACGAGGTAATATGCTTAAAAGCCTTGCTTTATACCTTAATAAACGCAAAGAAGCATTTTATGAGATTAGTTATCGTACAGGAGCTACTCGTATAGATAGTTGGATAGATATAGAAGGAGGCTTTGGTAACTTATTTGCTAATGCATCTTTAAGAAAGTTATTTCCTAATCAGCCATATCATGTAGAAGGAGACCCTATCGATTTATCACGTGGAGGACGCTTTATGGCACATCATATTATGGTACCTAAAAAAGGAGTGGCAGTACATATTAATGCGTTTAATTTCCCGGTTTGGGGAATGCTAGAAAAATGTGCAGTAAATTGGATGGCAGGAATGCCAGCTGTAGTCTTACCAGCACCATCTTCATCATATTTAGCAGAAGCTGTAGCCAGAGAAATTATAGCTTCAGGAATTTTACCAGAAGGCGCATTACAAATTATTAACGGAACTGTTCGCAACATATTAGATACTGTTGAATCTCAAGATGTAGTTACGTTTACAGGCTCAGCTTCTACTGGACGTATTTTAAAAGCACATCCAAGAATTATTCAAGAAGCAGTACCATTTACTATGGAAGCAGATTCCTTAAATGCTTCTATCTTAGGAGAAGATGCTGTTCCAGGAACTCCAGAATTCGATATATTTATTAAAGAAGTTCGTAAAGAAATGACCGTTAAGGCTGGTCAAAAATGTACAGCTATTCGTCGTATTATTGTTCCTGAAACTTTGGTAGAAGATGTACAAATTGCTTTAGGAAAAGCATTAGATAAAGTAACTATTGGTGATCCAAGACTTAAAGAAGTTAGAATGGGATCTTTAGTTAGTAAACAACAAGTTGAAGCCGTAAAAAATAGTGTTCAAGATCTGGCTAAAGAAGCACAAATTGTTTATGGTAATTTAGATAAAATTGATGCTATTGGAGCAGATGCTAAAAAAGGCGCATTTATAAGCCCTATTTTATTACGTGCAGATAATCCGTTAAATAATAGAGCAGTTCACGAACGTGAGGCATTTGGTCCAGTAAGTACTATTATGCCTTATAAAACAATTGATGAAGCAATTACTTTATCTCAAATGGGTAAAGGGTCTTTAGTATCTTCAATTACTACAAATAATGATACAATCGCAAAAGATTATGTAGTTAATGCTGCAAGTCATCACGGACGTATTTTAGTGCTAAATCGAGAGAGTGCAAAAGAAAGTACAGGGCACGGTTCACCATTACCGTATTTAACTCACGGAGGCCCAGGTCGTGCAGGAGGAGGAGAAGAAATGGGCGGAATGCGAGGTATAAAACATTATTTACAACGTACAGCTATTCAGGGATCACCGACAACCTTAACAGAAATCACAGGTATTTATCAAGCGAATAGTGCATATAAAGAAATAGATAAGCATCCGTTTGCATACCACTGGGAAGATATCCAGCCAGGGATGTCATTAAAAACGCATAAACGAACCATTACAGATGGAGATATTGTGAATTTTGCTAATTTAACATGGGATCATTTTTATGCACACACAGATATTACATCTTTAGATGGAAGTATTTTTGAAAAACGAACAGCACACGGATATTTTATTCTAGCAGCAGCAGCAGGATTATTTGTATATCCTAATAAAGGACCTGTAGCGGCAAATTATGGATTAGAGGAATGTCGTTTTTTACGCCCTATTTATCATAACGATACGGTTTACGTGAGATTAACATGTAAACAAAAAATAGATAGAGATGTTGCTAGTGCAGAACACCCTAGCGGAATTGTAAAGTGGTTTGTTGAAGTGTTTGATGTTGAAGATGAATTAGTTGCTGTGGCAACTATTTTAACTATGGTAGAGAAAAAGCAAACAGTATTTGTTGAAATGACGGATGCAAAAATTCAAGAATGCTTAAGTAAATTAACTGAAGATGTAAAACCAAAATGGGGAGTATTAACACCTCAGCATATGATTGAGCATTTAGAATTTACTTATAGAATTGCGTCAGGCGAAAATCAAGATTTTGAAATTGCAACTCCAGAAAAGATTTTAGAGAAAGTTAAAAACAGTTTGTATAACTATAACCCTTTCCCTCTGGAAAGTGAATTTCCATTACTTAAAAAAGGAGAGTTAGATAATTTGAAACACTCAAATTTAGCTACTGCAATTGAAAAACTTAATGAAGCTAGAGAAGCATATAAAGCATATTTTAAAGAACACCCAGAAGCTATTTTAAAAAATATTGTTTTTGGAGAATTAAATAAATATGAATGGTATCTGTTAGAAAGGAAACATTTAAATCATCATTTTGAACAGTTTAACCTGTTGGATTAG
- the paaI gene encoding phenylacetate-CoA oxygenase subunit PaaI, with product MMKRNLYRYILGIADNSLILGQRMGELTGHGPNLETDIACTNISLDLFGQVRSYYQYAAKIAGDERTEDDIAMLRKEREYFNVLLVEQPNKDFAYTIARQFLFDVYHLLFLQELQKSHDVTLSAIADKSIKEVSYHQRFSSDWIKRLGDGTEVSHNKIQEAINNLWTYTDELFHLTEADKIMVKEGVGVDVTLLKNQYYDRVNTILEVATLEIPESKWFQKGGKEGIHTEHLGYLLSDLQYMQRTYPNMEW from the coding sequence ATTATGAAAAGAAACTTATACAGATACATATTAGGAATCGCTGATAACAGTTTAATTCTTGGTCAGCGAATGGGGGAGCTAACAGGTCATGGTCCTAATCTCGAAACAGACATTGCTTGTACAAATATATCACTCGATTTATTTGGACAGGTGAGGAGTTACTATCAATATGCAGCAAAAATTGCAGGAGATGAAAGAACGGAAGATGATATTGCTATGTTGCGTAAAGAACGCGAGTACTTTAATGTACTTTTAGTAGAACAACCTAATAAAGATTTTGCTTATACGATTGCGCGTCAATTTTTATTTGATGTTTATCATTTATTGTTTTTGCAAGAATTACAAAAAAGCCACGATGTGACACTATCAGCAATTGCTGATAAATCAATAAAAGAAGTAAGTTATCACCAGCGATTTTCATCAGATTGGATTAAACGTTTAGGAGATGGTACAGAAGTAAGTCATAATAAAATTCAAGAAGCAATTAATAACTTATGGACGTATACAGATGAATTATTTCATCTAACTGAAGCAGATAAAATAATGGTAAAAGAAGGTGTGGGAGTAGATGTGACTTTATTGAAAAATCAATATTATGATAGAGTAAACACAATTCTCGAAGTAGCTACTTTAGAAATACCAGAATCAAAATGGTTTCAAAAAGGAGGTAAAGAAGGGATTCATACAGAACATTTAGGATATTTATTAAGTGATTTGCAATATATGCAACGTACGTATCCTAATATGGAGTGGTAA